One part of the Gemmatimonadota bacterium genome encodes these proteins:
- a CDS encoding thioredoxin domain-containing protein, whose amino-acid sequence METGVVGVEVGQQIAHGTPGGRRETGDGSSTVRGEAAVREVGAQPVCGVCLAGVSRRRGARGSFLPSPVSRPRPVRPVPNRLQHESSPYLRQHASNPVDWFPWGAEALARAAAEDKPILLSIGYAACHWCHVMEHESFADEATAALMNEHFVCIKVDREERPDLDSIYMQAVQAMTGHGGWPMTVFLTPAGEPFYGGTYFPPVERHGMPSFKRLLLSISDAYRNKRDSVASTTSQLRELFEGGNRLGGASGELARPILDRAARALASSFDAEHGGFGDAPKFPPSMSLDFLLRHWARTGTEQSLDIARRTFSAMSRGGLHDQVGGGIHRYSVDERWLVPHFEKMLYDNALFARLGLHLWQATGEPEVRRTTRQLFTWLTREMTSPEGGFYSSLDADSEGHEGTFYLWSDDQVESLLRGDAEIVREYWGVRRGGNFEGRTILHVAVAPSVVARRHGLSLHELDRVVERARTTLYAERSRRPWPSLDDKVIAAWNGLMLRAVADGARILGDAELRALALRNGAFLREHMVRDGRVARSWRSGEAKPFGFLEDHAAVALGFLDLYALTFDASWLGDAMAIADVAIARFFDPASGRFYDTANDHEALITRPRDVTDNATPSGNSLMADLLMRLSVMTGEGRGEALALAACRSVSSALERHPSAFGHLLGVADMALYGATEVVLVGDEESASFRSLREVVAGQYLPSLVLAGGVPTPESPFPLLHARSAPAGGATAYVCQRARCDVPTSDPAVLTAQLEAIR is encoded by the coding sequence ATGGAAACGGGCGTCGTTGGAGTCGAGGTAGGCCAACAGATCGCTCATGGGACTCCAGGCGGGAGACGGGAGACGGGAGACGGGAGTTCGACGGTGCGCGGGGAAGCTGCCGTGCGCGAAGTTGGGGCACAACCGGTGTGCGGCGTATGCTTAGCAGGCGTATCACGACGCCGAGGCGCCCGAGGGTCCTTCCTCCCGTCTCCCGTCTCCCGTCCTCGTCCCGTTCGTCCAGTGCCCAACCGCCTCCAGCACGAGTCCTCCCCCTACCTCCGCCAGCACGCCTCCAACCCGGTCGACTGGTTCCCCTGGGGAGCCGAGGCGCTGGCGCGAGCGGCTGCCGAGGACAAACCGATCCTGCTCTCCATTGGCTACGCGGCCTGTCACTGGTGCCACGTGATGGAACACGAGTCGTTTGCCGACGAGGCGACGGCGGCGCTCATGAACGAGCACTTCGTCTGCATCAAGGTCGATCGCGAGGAGCGGCCGGACCTGGACAGCATCTACATGCAGGCGGTGCAGGCGATGACCGGTCACGGCGGATGGCCTATGACGGTCTTCCTCACACCGGCCGGCGAGCCGTTCTACGGTGGGACGTACTTCCCCCCGGTCGAGCGCCACGGGATGCCGTCGTTCAAGCGCCTGCTGCTCTCGATCAGCGACGCGTATCGGAACAAACGCGACTCGGTGGCCAGCACGACGAGCCAGCTGCGCGAGCTGTTCGAGGGGGGGAACCGGCTGGGCGGCGCCTCGGGCGAGCTGGCGCGTCCCATCCTCGACCGCGCCGCGCGCGCGCTGGCCAGCAGCTTCGACGCCGAGCACGGCGGATTTGGCGATGCGCCCAAGTTCCCCCCGTCGATGTCGCTCGACTTCCTCCTGCGACACTGGGCGCGCACCGGGACCGAGCAGTCGCTGGACATCGCGCGGCGCACCTTCAGCGCCATGTCACGCGGGGGGCTCCACGACCAGGTGGGGGGCGGGATCCATCGCTACAGCGTGGACGAGCGGTGGCTGGTGCCGCACTTCGAGAAGATGCTGTACGACAACGCCCTGTTCGCTCGCCTGGGGCTTCACCTTTGGCAGGCGACGGGGGAACCCGAGGTCCGGCGCACCACGCGACAGCTCTTCACCTGGCTCACGCGCGAGATGACCTCGCCCGAGGGGGGCTTCTACTCATCGCTCGACGCCGACAGCGAGGGGCACGAGGGGACGTTCTACCTGTGGAGTGACGACCAGGTGGAGTCGCTCCTGCGAGGCGACGCCGAGATCGTGCGCGAGTACTGGGGGGTACGGCGCGGCGGAAACTTCGAGGGGCGCACGATCCTGCACGTCGCCGTCGCCCCGTCGGTCGTGGCGCGACGCCACGGGCTCTCGCTGCACGAGCTCGACCGGGTCGTCGAGCGCGCGCGCACCACGTTGTACGCCGAACGGTCGCGCCGTCCCTGGCCGTCGCTCGACGACAAGGTGATCGCCGCCTGGAACGGGTTGATGCTGCGCGCCGTCGCCGACGGCGCGCGTATCCTCGGAGATGCGGAACTCCGGGCGCTCGCCCTGCGCAACGGGGCGTTTCTGCGCGAGCACATGGTGCGGGACGGACGCGTCGCGCGATCGTGGCGCAGCGGCGAGGCGAAGCCGTTCGGCTTCCTCGAGGACCACGCGGCGGTCGCGCTGGGCTTCCTGGACCTTTACGCACTCACCTTCGACGCGTCCTGGCTGGGAGACGCGATGGCGATCGCCGACGTGGCGATCGCGCGCTTCTTCGACCCGGCGAGCGGCCGCTTCTACGACACGGCCAACGACCATGAGGCGCTGATCACCCGGCCTCGCGACGTGACCGACAACGCGACGCCGAGCGGAAACTCGCTGATGGCCGATCTCCTGATGCGGCTCTCGGTCATGACGGGCGAGGGGCGCGGGGAGGCGCTCGCGCTCGCGGCCTGTCGCTCGGTATCGAGCGCGCTCGAGCGGCATCCTTCGGCCTTCGGGCACCTGTTGGGGGTGGCCGACATGGCGTTGTATGGAGCCACAGAGGTGGTGCTCGTGGGCGACGAGGAGTCGGCCTCGTTCCGTTCGCTTCGCGAGGTGGTGGCGGGACAGTACCTCCCTTCGCTGGTCCTCGCCGGCGGCGTCCCCACGCCTGAGAGCCCCTTCCCGCTGCTGCACGCGCGGAGCGCGCCTGCGGGGGGAGCGACGGCCTATGTGTGCCAACGTGCCCGCTGCGACGTCCCGACGAGCGACCCCGCGGTGCTCACCGCCCAGCTCGAGGCGATCCGGTAA
- a CDS encoding dipeptidase has protein sequence MSDLLAYLDSNDARFHSELFEFLRIPSVSARSEHNADVATAANWLRDQMQRAGLDASIHPTDGHPVVLGEWRGAGAGAKTILIYGHYDVQPAEPLDLWDSPPFEPTIRDGKIFARGSVDDKGQLYLHIKAIEAYLAVHGALPVNVIVLAEGEEEVGSEHLAPFVEAHAERLACDGVVISDSAMFAPGLPSILSSLRGLAYFQIDVDGPSSDLHSGSYGGAVVNPAMALARILATLHDATGRVAIPGFYDAVRAWEESVRAQIRTLPFDEEAFRHETGASALGGEAGYSVLERIWTRPTCEVNGLLSGYTGEGAKTVLPAKAMAKVSCRLVPDQDPDTVERLLKAHIAAVQPAGVTVTVRALHGGRPWRGELAGPLFDAGARALERAFDRAPVIVGEGGSIPVVHDFARVLGAPVLLMGFGLPGENAHAPNEWLSDANFTGGIRAAAFLWEELGKA, from the coding sequence ATGAGCGATCTGTTGGCCTACCTCGACTCCAACGACGCCCGTTTCCATTCCGAGCTCTTCGAGTTCCTCCGCATCCCCAGCGTGAGCGCCCGCTCCGAACACAACGCCGACGTCGCCACGGCGGCGAACTGGCTGCGCGACCAGATGCAGCGCGCCGGGCTCGACGCGAGCATCCATCCCACCGACGGGCACCCGGTCGTGCTCGGCGAGTGGCGCGGCGCCGGCGCCGGTGCGAAGACCATCCTGATCTACGGCCACTACGACGTGCAGCCCGCCGAGCCGCTCGACCTGTGGGATTCGCCCCCGTTCGAGCCGACGATTCGCGACGGGAAGATCTTCGCGCGCGGCTCGGTGGACGACAAAGGGCAGCTCTACCTGCACATCAAGGCGATCGAGGCGTACCTGGCGGTGCACGGCGCGCTCCCGGTCAACGTGATCGTGCTCGCGGAGGGCGAGGAGGAGGTCGGGAGCGAGCATTTGGCGCCGTTCGTCGAGGCGCACGCCGAGCGCCTCGCGTGCGACGGAGTCGTCATCTCCGACTCGGCGATGTTCGCCCCCGGGCTCCCGTCCATTCTGTCGTCGCTGCGCGGGCTGGCGTACTTCCAGATCGATGTGGATGGGCCGAGTAGCGACCTGCACTCGGGGAGCTACGGCGGGGCGGTGGTGAACCCGGCGATGGCGCTGGCGCGCATCCTGGCCACGTTGCACGACGCGACGGGGCGGGTGGCCATCCCCGGCTTCTACGATGCGGTGCGGGCGTGGGAAGAGTCGGTCCGCGCGCAGATTCGCACGCTCCCGTTCGACGAGGAAGCCTTTCGCCACGAGACCGGCGCATCGGCGTTAGGCGGTGAAGCCGGGTATTCCGTCCTCGAGCGCATCTGGACGCGCCCGACCTGCGAGGTGAACGGATTGCTGAGCGGCTACACTGGCGAAGGGGCCAAGACGGTGCTGCCGGCCAAGGCGATGGCCAAGGTGAGCTGTCGCCTGGTGCCCGACCAGGATCCCGACACGGTCGAACGGCTGCTCAAGGCGCACATCGCCGCGGTGCAGCCGGCGGGGGTGACGGTGACGGTGCGTGCGCTGCACGGCGGCAGGCCGTGGCGCGGCGAACTGGCCGGACCGCTCTTCGACGCGGGGGCCAGGGCGCTGGAGCGGGCGTTCGACCGTGCGCCGGTCATCGTGGGCGAAGGCGGGTCGATTCCGGTGGTACACGACTTCGCGCGCGTGCTCGGCGCCCCGGTGTTGCTCATGGGGTTCGGGCTTCCGGGGGAGAACGCCCACGCCCCTAACGAGTGGTTGAGCGACGCCAACTTCACGGGTGGGATCCGGGCGGCGGCCTTCCTGTGGGAGGAGTTGGGCAAGGCCTGA
- a CDS encoding Ig-like domain-containing protein: protein MHTSDFDRSLRARTRRSRLLSAALLAVAGLGAAGCTESIPPIALASLRILPQVDSFYTGQTTSANPFAITLFDLNGTEIKDGRKITYTSSAPTVFTVDPTTGVVAGKTIGLGLFRATSDGRFIEATVKIIAPVDRVQLNTGDFTLNTGNQRQITPTLVAADGSSISGRTVTYSASNPSIASVSTTGLVTAVTEGTSTITASVEGKSAAVVVTVAREAVAGVTLNPPVAQIMRVGGQLQITATPRNATGGVLTGRSVTWFTNNPTVASVSQQGVVTALAVGSATITAEIELRTASLTVNVSEVPAKTVTIDPDNFALGTGLTRQLTLTVIDSAGKVVSSLANRQVVWLSSSSIVATVNNTGVVTGTGAGTARISVTVDGVKSNDAVANVSPQVSSVRLTPSNPQLLRVGTSVQVSAQALDNQNQPIPGKTANWFTNNPTVASVSASGLITGVGVGTTTITADIDGRSSPALQVTVTLVPVLSVTFTPTTDTLVVGDTPKQYNPAMRDSTGAVIPSMTGRVVGILNDNSPIASVATVATGIVVSAVTAGTANINLTLDQVTSNTLKVVAAQVATVTVSPNPITVSVGQNVQLTWVLKDGSGNILRATRPPTFVSFQSSVATVSSSGMVTGLVAGTTTISVSFGSGTTNVPVTVNP from the coding sequence ATGCACACCTCCGACTTCGACCGATCCCTGCGTGCCCGCACGCGCCGTTCGCGCCTCCTCTCCGCGGCGCTCCTGGCCGTCGCCGGGTTGGGCGCTGCGGGCTGCACCGAGAGCATCCCGCCGATCGCCCTGGCCTCGCTCCGCATCCTCCCGCAGGTCGACTCGTTCTATACGGGGCAGACGACGTCCGCCAATCCGTTCGCCATCACGCTCTTCGACCTCAACGGCACGGAGATCAAGGACGGGCGCAAGATCACCTACACCTCCTCGGCGCCGACCGTCTTCACGGTCGACCCCACCACGGGGGTCGTGGCGGGGAAGACGATCGGGCTCGGGCTCTTCCGCGCGACATCCGACGGTCGATTCATCGAGGCAACGGTGAAGATCATCGCCCCGGTCGACCGGGTGCAGCTCAACACGGGCGACTTCACGCTCAACACCGGCAACCAGCGCCAGATCACCCCGACGCTGGTGGCGGCCGACGGCTCGTCCATCAGCGGTCGGACCGTGACCTACTCGGCGTCCAACCCGAGCATCGCCTCGGTGAGCACGACGGGGCTGGTGACCGCGGTGACCGAAGGGACGTCGACGATCACGGCGTCGGTCGAGGGAAAGTCGGCCGCCGTGGTGGTGACGGTGGCGCGTGAAGCGGTCGCCGGGGTGACACTGAATCCCCCCGTCGCGCAGATCATGCGCGTCGGCGGTCAGCTGCAAATCACGGCGACGCCGCGCAACGCGACAGGCGGTGTGCTTACCGGCCGCAGCGTCACCTGGTTCACCAACAACCCCACGGTCGCTTCGGTGAGCCAGCAGGGGGTCGTCACCGCCCTCGCGGTCGGCTCGGCGACGATCACCGCCGAGATCGAACTGCGCACGGCGTCGCTCACCGTCAACGTGTCGGAGGTGCCGGCCAAGACGGTCACCATCGATCCGGATAACTTCGCGCTCGGGACTGGGCTCACCCGCCAGCTCACGCTCACCGTCATCGACTCGGCGGGGAAGGTCGTGTCGTCGCTGGCGAATCGGCAGGTCGTGTGGCTGTCGAGCAGCTCGATCGTTGCCACGGTCAACAACACGGGCGTGGTCACGGGGACGGGGGCTGGGACGGCGCGCATCAGCGTGACGGTCGATGGCGTGAAGTCCAACGACGCCGTGGCCAACGTGTCGCCGCAGGTGTCGTCGGTACGACTGACGCCGTCCAATCCGCAGCTGCTCCGCGTGGGCACGTCGGTGCAGGTCAGCGCGCAGGCGCTGGACAACCAGAACCAGCCGATCCCCGGCAAGACGGCCAACTGGTTCACGAACAACCCGACCGTCGCCAGCGTCTCGGCGAGCGGGTTGATCACGGGCGTCGGGGTGGGGACGACGACGATCACCGCCGACATCGACGGACGCTCGTCGCCCGCGTTGCAGGTGACGGTCACGCTGGTCCCGGTCCTCTCGGTGACCTTCACTCCCACCACCGATACGCTGGTCGTGGGCGACACGCCCAAGCAGTACAACCCGGCGATGCGCGACTCGACCGGCGCGGTGATCCCCTCGATGACCGGTCGCGTCGTCGGCATCCTGAACGACAACTCGCCAATTGCATCGGTGGCCACGGTGGCGACGGGGATCGTGGTCTCGGCCGTGACCGCCGGGACGGCGAACATCAACCTCACGCTCGACCAGGTGACGAGCAACACGCTCAAGGTCGTGGCGGCGCAGGTAGCGACGGTGACGGTGTCGCCCAATCCGATCACGGTCTCGGTCGGACAGAACGTGCAGCTCACGTGGGTGCTGAAGGACGGCAGCGGCAACATCCTGCGGGCCACGCGCCCGCCGACCTTCGTGTCGTTCCAATCCTCCGTGGCGACGGTCTCGTCGTCGGGGATGGTGACGGGGTTGGTCGCCGGCACGACGACGATCTCCGTCTCCTTCGGCAGCGGAACGACCAACGTTCCGGTCACGGTGAACCCCTGA